In Choloepus didactylus isolate mChoDid1 chromosome X, mChoDid1.pri, whole genome shotgun sequence, a genomic segment contains:
- the LOC119522081 gene encoding non-structural maintenance of chromosomes element 3 homolog: MSQKPRIRGRPGSQAERKKDRGRKRQSQAPKGSVDDDEALSTSWGAGRWQNDPTSSAVVGSMSQENLDLKVAELVQFLLIKDQKKIPIKRIDILKHVIGEYKDSFPALLRLAAERLKDVFGYRLVELEPQSNTYILINTLEPAEKDAELRGNQEPPTTGLLMIILGLIFMKGNTIKESEIWEFLRRLGVYPTKKHLIFGDPKKLITEQFVRQRYLKCQPIPHSDPVDYEFQWGPRSNLETSKLKVLMFVAKVHNRDPREWRLQYHEALADEEARAGPQSHSAEI, encoded by the coding sequence ATGTCGCAAAAACCCAGAATCCGAGGTCGTCCTGGCTCCCAGGCCGAGAGGAAGAAGGACAGGGGCCGCAAAAGGCAGAGCCAGGCCCCAAAAGGCAGCGTCGATGACGACGAGGCTCTGAGCACCTCCTGGGGGGCAGGCCGCTGGCAGAATGACCCGACCTCCTCGGCTGTCGTGGGGTCCATGTCCCAGGAGAACCTGGACCTGAAGGTGGCCGAGCTGGTCCAGTTCTTGCTGATAAAGGACCAGAAGAAGATCCCAATCAAGCGGATCGACATCCTGAAGCATGTCATTGGAGAGTACAAGGACAGCTTCCCTGCCCTCCTCAGGCTCGCCGCCGAGAGACTCAAGGACGTCTTTGGGTACAGGCTGGTGGAACTTGAGCCCCAGAGCAACACTTACATCCTGATCAACACTCTGGAGCCCGCGGAGAAGGATGCCGAGCTGAGGGGCAACCAGGAACCGCCCACCACCGGCCTTCTCATGATCATTTTAGGGCTCATCTTTATGAAGGGCAACACCATCAAGGAGTCTGAAATCTGGGAATTTCTTCGCCGGTTAGGAGTGTACCCCACTAAGAAGCATTTAATTTTTGGGGACCCCAAGAAACTCATTACTGAACAGTTTGTGCGACAGCGTTATTTGAAGTGCCAGCCGATACCCCACTCTGATCCTGTAGATTATGAATTTCAGTGGGGCCCCCGTAGCAACCTGGAAACCAGCAAGTTGAAAGTTCTTATGTTTGTGGCCAAAGTCCATAACCGAGACCCCAGGGAATGGAGATTGCAGTACCATGAGGCTTTGGCAGATGAGGAGGCCAGGGCCGGACCCCAGTCCCATAGCGCAGAAATCTGA